ATTTGGGTCATATCCTCTATTAAATGGCAAAAGTGATGTATGTAAATTTACAGCAGCGTCTTCAAAATGCCTTAGTATTTGCTCTGGCAATATAAATTTATATCTATAGCTGACTATGAAATCAAATTTATTATTTATAACCATATCTTCATCTATTGGATTAGCTGTGCAAAATACGCTATTGCCATCGCTTTCTAAAAATTGGATCAGTTCGGACTCTACACCTAAATATAAAATTTTTGCCATTTTTATCTCTTTATTTCAAAATTCTAGGCAGCGTGATGCCTTCTTGGGCTTGGTATTTGCCGTTTTTATCAGCATAAGTCACCTCGCAAGGCTCATCACCCTCGATAAATAGCACCTGCGCGATGCCCTCGTTTGCATAAATTTTCGCAGGAAGTGGCGTCGTGTTTGAGATCTCTATCGTGATATGCCCCTTAAATCCCGGCTCAAAAGGCGTCACATTTACGATGATGCCGCACCTTGCGTATGTGCTCTTGCCAAGACAGATCGCTAGCACGTTATCAGGCATGTTAAAGTACTCGATCGTGCGCGCTAAAGCAAAAGAATTTGGCGGCACTATACAGACGTCGCCCTTAAAATCAACCACATTTTTCTCATCAAAATTCTTTGGATCAACGACGGTTCCGCCGATGTTTGTGAAAATTTTAAACTCATCGCCCACGCGGATATCGTAGCCATAGCTAGAAACGCCGTAGCTAACGACGCCGCGACCCACTTGCTCCTCGGCAAATGGCACGATCATCTTCTTTTCAACCGACATTTTCCTTATCCAAGAGTCTGATTTTAAACCCATTTTTGCTCCTTTTTTGGGGCGATTATAACGCTTTGCGTCTTTAAAGTAAATTTAATGGCATTTTGCAATAAATTTTGAGAAAATCAGTATAATTTTGAAAGAAAAATTTAATAAAGGACAAAAATGCAAGAGAGAAACGCTGAAATTTTCACTGGAGAACGCGCGATGTTTGGGGCAAAGGGGATAAATTTTATTAACTGCATCTTTGAAGATGGCGAGTCGCCGCTAAAACACAGCTCAAATTTAAAGCTAAATGAGTGCGTTTTTGCCTACAAATATCCACTTTGGTACGCAAGCGACATCACGCTAAATGGCGGATACTTGGAGCCTCTAGCAAGGGCTGGTATGTGGTACAGCACAAATTTAAGCTTCAAAGACGTGGTCATAAATGCGCCAAAAAGCTTTAGAAAAAGCTCGCAAATTTCACTTGAAAATGTAAATTTCTCAGACGCTGCCGAGACACTTTGGGGGTGCGAGGACGTGAAGATAAAAAACGTCTTTGCAAAAGGGGATTACTTTGGGACAAATAGCGAAAATTTGGAGGTTGATGGGCTAAGCTTAGACGGCAACTACTGCTTTGATGGCTGCAAAAACCTTCGCATCACAAACTCAAAGCTCATCTCAAAAGACGCCTTTTGGAACTGCGAAAACGTGGTCGCGCAAAACTGCCTCATCTCAGGCGAATACCTAGCCTGGAACGCTAAAAATGTGACGCTCATAGACTGCACGATAAAGAGCTTGCAAGCGCTTTGCTATGTGGAAAATTTGGTCGTGAAAGATTGCATTTTTATGGATACAAGCCTTGCTTTTGAGTATTCAAGCGTCGATGTGAGCACAAAAAGCAGCATAAAAAGTGTGAAAAATCCAAAAAGCGGCGTCATAAGAGCTGGCAAGATAGAGGAGATCATCATAGACGGCAGCTTGGTTGATGTAAGCAAGATAGAGATCATCACGGATGAAATTTAGACAAAATTTAAAGAAGTAACATGCAAAATGAAAAATTTAGAGCGAAATTTAGTATAAAAAACGATGCTAAATTTAAAAAGCTACTGCGCAAGGTCTCAAGCACCGTCTATAAAAAGAATAAATTTGTATTTTTGATGAGAGCGATCGAGCTGCCATTTGCTGCGCTATGCACAGTAGCTTTGGTTGTGCTTTTTGACATTTTTGAGAACAACTTAACAGTTTTTTTGGATATAACCGACGTCTCTTTTTTGGCAAAAAATTTAGCCATTGTTCTTTGTGTCGGCATAGTCTTGCTCTATATTTATGCGACTATAATTAAACCAGTTTTATTTACTAGAGCCATTTACTCTAAAATCGATGTTGAGCGCGAACAAGAGATCGTTATATATGATGATGAGGTCTTGTTTGTCACAGCGACAAGCACGGTTCATTTTTCGTTTAGTGCGTTTCTTGGTACTTGCGAAACTGATGATTTTGTAGCTTTGATCTTAAAAGAAGGCAGCTTCTTGCAGATCCCAAAAGAGTCGCTAAATGAAAAAGCGCAAGAAATTTTGGAATTTCTAAAAGAAAAGATAGATCAAAATTAGTGAAATACTTTTGGATATTTTGAATTAAAAACCATACAAATTTGCCATGCCAGCAAATTTGTTGGCTGAATTCAAACCAAATTCTCTAAAAATATAGATATTATTGCTTTAATGATGCCAAATATCAATCTTTTAGCGATAAATTTTAATATTAAAATAATTATTTGACGTCTAGAATGATATCTAAACACTATTTTACTAATAGCTGGCTTTAGCTCAGCACCAATAAACACATCTTTTGGAGTTGTGCCTGCATCCCAAATATTTTGAAGTAGTTGTGATAGCACGGTTTCAGTTAGTGCTGCTGGAGTACCTTTCCAATCGCCTGAGCTATCAAATGCTATGACGTTTCCACGCTTACCGCTTGCAAACGCAGCCGCACCTTTAGCCAAGAAGTAAAATAAGCCTGCCATTTCGCCAGCTGTTGCGTCAGTTCTAACGCTCGGTGCTTTAAACACACTCTTTTTAACGTCAGCGTCACGACCAAGACCAAAGATAGCATACTCCATATCTAGCTTATGCTCTTTTGCTCTTTTAGCAGTCTCACGCTCTAGCTCTTTACCGCCATACGTAGCCACTGCTTGCATACTTCTTGAAACACTAACGTTTGAAGTGAAAATTTGCACTGCGTTTGAAGTCTTTTGCACGCTTGATTTGATCTGATCGTCAAAGTCAGAAATTTCTAGCTGTGCGTTTTTCTTTGGGGCAGCTAAGCTGTCAGTTAGAGAGGAGTGCTCTATACCTTTAACACTTGAAGTGCCAATAAGTTTAAGTATAGGCGTCTCATCAGCACCTATTAAAATTATGTTTTCGTAGACTGAGGGCTTTAAGCCTTCTCTTTTTGTAGCTGAGGCTTGAAACCCAGTTGTAGTTATTGCCATTTCTTTGCTCCTTTTATGCAATTTAATGGCAATTTATCATTTGTCGCTGTGTCAAATCTACCCAATTTTGAGAAAATAAAAAATTTTTTACTTGATTTGAAAAAAAGAGCAAGCCCTAAAGATAGGGCTTTTAATTATTTTTGGAGTTTTTAGTAGATATATAGCTAGTTTTTGCACCTTGACTAATTTTATTTTTAGTTAGCCTATTAACTGCTTTAGCTTTTACTCCGTCGCTTATGTCTTTATTTAGTAGCACTTTCTTAACTAAGCCTGCTTTGTCGCTACTTGCGTCTATCGCATCAAGTAGTTTAAGCTTTGGGTTTTCAAACTTCATAGGCTCTTTTAAGTTTCTATCAGAATAAAAGGTTATAATGTCGTTAGAGCTGTAAAGGCTGCTATTTGGGATTATCCCACTTTTGGTGGCTTCATCGGTAGGCTTTAAGGTTGAAGTAATTGAGCGGTCGTCGCTCTCCCTTTTAGCCTGACCGATGACGGCTCTAAATCTTACTCCGTCTTTATCTTCCCACTCATAAATATGTCCGCCCCTTTTATCAATAAAAGGCTCTTTATTCTCTTTTAAATAAGCCCTTATATTTTCACCCAAACTTAAAAGTTCTTGTCTAGTTACATACCCCTCTTTATTTTCATCATTTAGATGCCTTATGCTTATATGTTTAGCCCCCTTGCTTTTGTCGCCTTTTGCATATTTAATAGCATCATCTATTGTGGTTAAATCCTTATAAACTGGCGTTGAGAATTTACCGTTATATGTGACATTATAAATGCCTCTTTTTTCTTTTAGCTCGGGTAGTTTTTTACTGAAATTTACTCCGTCTTCTCTACTTACAAATGTATCATTTGGATTTACATCAAAAGTCTCATGCGGATAAACTCTATCTTTTTTATTTAGGTTGAGCCTATTTTGTACGTTCCTTGCTTCTACCTCGCCATGTATCTTTTGATACGCTTCATACATATCTTTATCAGTGATCGCATTTTTCTCATCTTCTATAGCCCATTTTTTATTTCTTATCTTGTTGTTTGCTTCCCACCCCTTCTTAGAATAAGGCTCTCTTTCTTTTAATAATCTTTGTGCTTCTGGACTATCCTTTAGCCCTTTGTCAAAAAGCTCTATATATGCTTTTTGTAGCGGCTCTTCTTTCTTCCAAGCCTCGTTTGCTATTTTTTCAAGTTTAGCTAGCTCATTCTCATATTTTTTCTCGATTGTTCTTACAGCGGCATTCCATACTATGTCATATTCTCCACCCCTTGCAAAGCCTTCGATGTTTTGTATGGCGTGTTGCACCTCGTGCATAAGCGTAGATTTATCGCCTATGTTGTTTATGGCTATCTCTTTTTTATTAGGGTCATAATATCCTAGGTTTTCTCCTTTTTCGTCGATTATCTTTTTAATTTTTATATCCTTTAACTCAGGATATGCTTTAAATAGCTCTTTATGCTCTAGTAAGTCGCCTAATTTATCTGCGTTTTGATTTTTGATTTTAGCTGGGCTATCATCTATCTCAAACTTCCAAGCGCCATCTTTGTCTTTGTACCAACCAGTGCTTTGCCAAATCTTAACTTCATCTTCGCCTTTTTCTAGCATCGCTTTAGCTTTTGAGAGTTTATTGGCACTAGCATTAAGTGCCTTTTCTCCTGCAAAAGAATTTATACTATTGCTCTTTGCTGATCCATAAATTTTAGTTAATAATTTTGGATTATCTTTTGCCATTTGCGGCATCTTTTTACCAAGTCCAAGAATAGAATTGTAAAGCTCTGGGCTTATGCGTTTAACCGCTGAAGCACTAAATTTTGACCCAAACAATGCATATATAAAACCTTTTGCAAACTCTTCAGGGCTAACATTGCCATTTTCATCGGCACCATTTGCTGTGCCACCAAGTAAGCCACTTGCTATGTGTGGGCTTGCGTTTATTGTTTTAGTGTTTTTGTCTTTTTGTGGTATAATTCCACTATCGCGAGCTAAACGAGCATCTTGCTCCAACTTTAACGCCCCGGCTGGCTTAGTGTGTGAGTGTAGGGCGTTCTCACTAGCTCGCCCTTTCTCATCTAAAAGTGCTTTTGCACCATCCGCCGTTGGCTCTGTGGCTTTGCCAAGAGTGAGCTGTGTGGGAGTAGGCGACCCCACTAGATGAGATTTTTCATTTCTTCTTAAAAGTCTCTTGTTTTCCTTGTCTGCTTTACTTGAATAAGTCGCATGGTTTAGCTTTAAATACTCACTATCATAGTCTTTTTGTATGCCTATTTTGCCAAGCTTGCCATTATCTAAAATTTTGCCTATCAAAGCCGTATTTGGCTCATTATTGTTATAAAAAAACGTCGGATTTTCTTTGACTGCTTTTATTAGTCTAAAAACATCACTTGGCTTAGCAAAAAGTTCCTTGTGCTTTTCATAAAGCTTGGTTAAATCAGCCTTAATTTGTTTATTTGCATTTATTCCTCCAAGCTCTCTCACCCAGTCATCCACGCTAATTTTTACATTTAAATCACTTTTTGGCGCTGGGCTTTCTTTTGTGATAAAATTATCCCCTTTTGTCTCTCCAGTTTGAGCCTCCTCTCTTAACGCCTTTACCTCGTTTTTAAAAGCTTCTAGTAGTTTAGTTGAGTTCTCTGGTGCATCTTTTACCTCTATCTTTTCAAGATTATTAATAACACTTTTTAGATCACCTGCATTATTAATTGCACTTCTTATATGATTTTTTAAAGATGCATCATTGCCTAATACTGGGAGTAGTGATTTTAACCTTTCAATGGCTAAATTTCTCTTCATTGTCATAAGTGCTCCAGTTACTGAATGCCCTATGCCTTGTTGTAGCTCTTTAGCTTTTGGGTTGATAGCTGTTAATTTTTCAAGCAGCGATGACGTGTTATTTAATATAGGAGCTTTTTTGTTTAGCTCCCCCATTATCTCTACCACTCTTTTACTCTCAAACGGAGCATCTTTTAAAGTATTGCTTACTTTAGAAAAGTCAGTTATTCCATCTTTAGTAAATTTTTCTATTACGCCACGGATTAAGTTAGTTTCTAATGCTTCTTGTTCGCTACTGCTTAATCTAGCTGTAAGAGCTTTTAAATCTAAGCCATTTTCTGCGTTAAGAGCTTTTAAAAGTGAATTTGTTATATCGCCACTACTCTTTAGCTCGCCCATTACATCATGGTAAATTTTAGAGTTTTGAAGTTCTTTAAAAAGAGCATATTCGCTCCTTGCTTGTTTTAAAACATCTTTTGCTTTTTGACTAAAAGCTGGGTTATTAAAGGCTTGCTCGGCGACATTATTTATTGAGCTCTGTCTTTACTTTTCAAGTAAAGGATCATATTATCATTAAGCAAAATTAAGTCTAAAGATTTTAAAAACTGGCATAAAAACAAATTTAAAACATAATCAAGCCAATAATCTAAAAAGAAATATAAAAGAAACTTACCATATATAAATAACACTAATAAAAACCAGGATTAATAATATGAAATTAAAGCAGATAAAACAAAGCCCGCAACGACCTACTTTTCCAACATCCCAGTAAGGGAGAGTATCATCAGCCAGGACGAGCTTAGCTTCTTGGTTCGAGATGGAGCAAGGCGTTTCCTCGTCTGTATAGTCACGGGCAGTGTTAAATAAAAGATATACTAGATAAATCTCTTATTTAACACTACAAGATAAAGTTAAAAGTCATAAACAAAGTTTTGTAAAAACATATCTTATTAAGTTTTTATCCTTAACAAGGAAGTGATGCTTATTAAAAGATAAGCAGACGAGCTATTAGTACTGGTCAGCTAAAGGACTTTCATCCATTACACACCCAGCCTATCAAACACATAGTCTATATGAGCTCTTAAAAGAAGATTCATCTTGGAGTTGGCTTCCTGCTTAGATGCTTTCAGCAGTTATCACATCCCAACATAGCTACCGAGCGGTGCCCTTGGCAGGACAACTCGTACACCAGTGGTTGGTTCGACCCGGTCCTCTCGTACTAGGGTCAACTCTCCTCAATCTTCTTACGCCCACGGCAGATAGGGACCGAACTGTCTCACGACGTTCTGAACCCAGCTCGCGTACCGCTTTAAATGGCGAACAGCCATACCCTTGGGACCTGCTCCAGCCCCAGGATGCGATGAGCCGACATCGAGGTGCCAAACCTCCCCGTCGATGTGAGCTCTTGGGGGAGATCAGCCTGTTATCCCCGGGGTACCTTTTATCCTTTGAGCGATGGCCCTTCCACACAGAACCACCGGATCACTAAGACCGACTTTCGTCTCTGCTTGACGTGTATGTCTCGCAGTTAAGCTGGCTTATGCCTTTATACTCTACGAACGATTTCCAACCGTTCTGAGCCAACCTTTGTAAGCCTCCGTTACATTTTGGGAGGCGACCGCCCCAGTCAAACTACCCACCAGACATTGTCCTACTTGAGGATAACTCAAGCTAGTTAGCTATCAGAATAAAAAAGAGCGGTATCTCAACAATGGCTCACCATAAACTGGCGTCTATGGATCAAAGCCTCCCGCCTATCCTGCACATTTTTATCCCAATAGCAGTGTCAAGCTGTAGTAAAGGTCCACGGGGTCTTTCCGTCTTGCCGCGGGTAGGAGGAATTTTCACCTCCACTACAATTTCACTGGATCCCTCTTCGAGACAGCTCCCATCTCGTTACGCCATTCATGCAGGTCGATATTTAATCGACAAGGAATTTCGCTACCTTAGGACCGTTATAGTTACGGCCGCCGTTTACTCGGGCTTCGATCAAACGCTTCGCAGAGCTAACGTCATCAATTAACCTTCGAGCACCGGGCAGGCGTCACACCCTATACATCCTCTTACGAGTTAGCAGAGTGCTGTGTTTTTGGTAAACAGTCGGGAGGGACTCTTTGTTGTAACCTTCAATGCTTACGGAGTAAATCCTTCACAAAGTTAGGCACACCTTATACCGAAGATACGGTGCTATTTTGCAGAGTTCCTTGAAGAGAGTTCTTCCACGCGCCTTAGAATACTCATCCCACCCACCTGTGTCGGTTTACGGTACGGGCAACTATAACTAAACTTAGAAACTTTTCTTGGCTCGACAGTATCAAGAATATACGATCTATTCCGAAGAATTTCACGCACCCACTTGCCTCAGCTTAAAGGAATTCGGATTTGCCTGAATTCCAACCTACACACATGGACCAGCTATTCCATCCGCTGGCTCCTCTAACTCTAAGCGTCCTTCCATCGCACATTATAGTTGGCATTGGAATATTAACCAATTTTCCATCGCATACCCCTTTCGGACTTTGCTTAGGACCCGGCTAACCCTACGATGACGAGCATCGCGTAGGAAACCTTGGGTTTACGGCGTTGGGGATTCTCACCCCAATTATCGCTACTCATGCCTGCATGCTCACTTGTATTCGCTCCAGCACTCCTTACCGGTATACCTTCAACGCAAATACAACGCTCTCCTACCACTTAGTAAAACTAAGTCTAAAGCTTCGGTACTCATTTTAGCCCCGTTATATTTTCCGCGCAGAATCACTAGACCAGTGAGCTATTACGCTTTCTTTAAAGGATGGCTGCTTCTAAGCCAACCTCCTGGTTGTTTAAGTAACTCCACATCGTTTTCCACTTAAATGAGATTTAGGGACCTTAGCTGTTAGTCTGGGTTGTTCCCCTCTCGACGACGGATTTTATCACTCGCCGCCTGACTGCCATGATTATACACTAGGTATTCGGAGTTTGATAGGGTTTGGTACATTGGTGTATGCCCTAGCCCATTCAGTGCTCTACCCCCTAGTATTACTACATGACGCTATACCTAAATATATTTCGGAGAGAACCAGCTATCACGATGTTTGATTGGCCTTTCACCCCTATCCACAAGTCATCCCATAGCTTTTCAACGCTAGCGGGTTCGGTCCTCCACCGGCTCTTACACCGGTTTCAACCTGCTCATGGATAGATCACATCGTTTCGGGTCTGCAACGTCTGACTAAACGCCCTATTAAGACTCGCTTTCGCTACGGCTCCGGGTTTCCTTAACCTCGCCAGACATCACAACTCGCAGGCTCATTATGCAAAAGGCAGTCCATCACCCTGATAAATCATAGGGCTCTGAATGATTGTAAGCAAATGGTTTCAGGTTCTATTTCACTCTGATCACCTCAGTTCTTTTCACCTTTCCCTCACGGTACTTGTGCACTATCGGTCTAGTAGTAGTATTTAGGGTTGGATAGTGGTCTACCCAGCTTCAGACAGAATATCACGTGTTCCGCCCTACTCAGGATACTGCTAAGTAAAACAAAGCTTTCATATACGGGGGTATCACCCTCTGTGCCTAACCTTTCCAGGTTGTTCTATTAGCTAAGTTTAGTCTATAATGCAGTCCTACAACCCCACTAGTAAACTAGTGGTTTGCCCTCTTACGCGTTCGCTCGCCGCTACTAGCGTAATCTCTTTTGATTTCTTTTCCTGAGGGTACTAAGATGTTTCAATTCCCCTCGTTCGCTCCGTTATACGGTAACTAATATCTCTATTAGTTGGGTTGCCCCATTCAGAAATTCCCGGATCAAAGCCCCTTGACGGCTCCCCGAGACTTATCGCAGCCTGGCACGTCTTTCATCGCCTCTACTAGCCAAGGCATCCACCACTTGCTCTTTGTAGCTTACCTTTTCTATATTAGATTATTCTAATTCGCATCACTTCCTTGTTAAAGATAACTTTATGTTACTACATTTAAATTCTAACTCTCAAGACGGAAAGCATTGACTACTATTTAGATAAGTTTTAAATCCTAAATAGATTGTGATGTCAAACTTTTGCATTAAATGCAAAGAGAATAGAAATTTAAATCTTTAACAAGTCCTGTAAAATTGTTTTTAAAACTTGCTTGTGACTATTAACAATATTAATTAAAAGAACATTTAGACTTCGCAGACTAGCAAGCTAGTCTTTACGACCAAAGAGTTACACCCTTTGGAAACCCCTAAAGCACAAAGTTGCTTTCGGCAACTTCGTAATCAATAAAGATTAAGACGTTTAAAAGTCTAAAGTAAATGTTTTTAAAAACACTTAATATAGACTTTTAGTGTTAAACTATTTTATGGTGGAGAATAGCGGGATCGAACCGCTGACCTCCTGCGTGCAAAGCAGGCGCTCTCCCAGCTGAGCTAATTCCCCAATTAAATTCTCTGGTGGGCCTAACAAGACTTGAACTTGTGACCTCACCCTTATCAGGGGTGCACTCTAACCAGCTGAGCTATAGGCCCCTATAGGTCTATCAATCTTTCAAAACTAAACAAGGATGATTGAGAATATCTTTCTTATAGATATCTTGTGAGAGAATATCTATATGTACTCTAGAAAGGAGGTGATCCAACCGCAGGTTCTCCTACGGTTACCTTGTTACGACTTCACCCCAGTCGCTGATTCCACTGTGGACGGTAACTAATTTAGTATTCCGGCTTCGAGTGAAATCAACTCCCATGGTGTGACGGGCGGTGAGTACAAGACCCGGGAACGTATTCACCGTAGCATGGCTGATCTACGATTACTAGCGATTCCGGCTTCATGGAGTCGAGTTGCAGACTCCAATCCGAACTGGGACATATTTTATAGATTTGCTCCATCTCGCGATATTGCTTCTCATTGTATATGCCATTGTAGCACGTGTGTCGCCCCGGACATAAGGGCCATGATGACTTGACGTCGTCCACACCTTCCTCCTCCTTACGAAGGCAGTCTCATTAGAGTGCTCAGCCGAACTGTTAGC
Above is a window of Campylobacter concisus DNA encoding:
- the dcd gene encoding dCTP deaminase, producing MGLKSDSWIRKMSVEKKMIVPFAEEQVGRGVVSYGVSSYGYDIRVGDEFKIFTNIGGTVVDPKNFDEKNVVDFKGDVCIVPPNSFALARTIEYFNMPDNVLAICLGKSTYARCGIIVNVTPFEPGFKGHITIEISNTTPLPAKIYANEGIAQVLFIEGDEPCEVTYADKNGKYQAQEGITLPRILK
- a CDS encoding DUF3737 family protein; this translates as MQERNAEIFTGERAMFGAKGINFINCIFEDGESPLKHSSNLKLNECVFAYKYPLWYASDITLNGGYLEPLARAGMWYSTNLSFKDVVINAPKSFRKSSQISLENVNFSDAAETLWGCEDVKIKNVFAKGDYFGTNSENLEVDGLSLDGNYCFDGCKNLRITNSKLISKDAFWNCENVVAQNCLISGEYLAWNAKNVTLIDCTIKSLQALCYVENLVVKDCIFMDTSLAFEYSSVDVSTKSSIKSVKNPKSGVIRAGKIEEIIIDGSLVDVSKIEIITDEI
- a CDS encoding YcxB family protein, producing MQNEKFRAKFSIKNDAKFKKLLRKVSSTVYKKNKFVFLMRAIELPFAALCTVALVVLFDIFENNLTVFLDITDVSFLAKNLAIVLCVGIVLLYIYATIIKPVLFTRAIYSKIDVEREQEIVIYDDEVLFVTATSTVHFSFSAFLGTCETDDFVALILKEGSFLQIPKESLNEKAQEILEFLKEKIDQN
- a CDS encoding SU10 major capsid protein, which codes for MAITTTGFQASATKREGLKPSVYENIILIGADETPILKLIGTSSVKGIEHSSLTDSLAAPKKNAQLEISDFDDQIKSSVQKTSNAVQIFTSNVSVSRSMQAVATYGGKELERETAKRAKEHKLDMEYAIFGLGRDADVKKSVFKAPSVRTDATAGEMAGLFYFLAKGAAAFASGKRGNVIAFDSSGDWKGTPAALTETVLSQLLQNIWDAGTTPKDVFIGAELKPAISKIVFRYHSRRQIIILILKFIAKRLIFGIIKAIISIFLENLV
- a CDS encoding LPD23 domain-containing protein encodes the protein MGELKSSGDITNSLLKALNAENGLDLKALTARLSSSEQEALETNLIRGVIEKFTKDGITDFSKVSNTLKDAPFESKRVVEIMGELNKKAPILNNTSSLLEKLTAINPKAKELQQGIGHSVTGALMTMKRNLAIERLKSLLPVLGNDASLKNHIRSAINNAGDLKSVINNLEKIEVKDAPENSTKLLEAFKNEVKALREEAQTGETKGDNFITKESPAPKSDLNVKISVDDWVRELGGINANKQIKADLTKLYEKHKELFAKPSDVFRLIKAVKENPTFFYNNNEPNTALIGKILDNGKLGKIGIQKDYDSEYLKLNHATYSSKADKENKRLLRRNEKSHLVGSPTPTQLTLGKATEPTADGAKALLDEKGRASENALHSHTKPAGALKLEQDARLARDSGIIPQKDKNTKTINASPHIASGLLGGTANGADENGNVSPEEFAKGFIYALFGSKFSASAVKRISPELYNSILGLGKKMPQMAKDNPKLLTKIYGSAKSNSINSFAGEKALNASANKLSKAKAMLEKGEDEVKIWQSTGWYKDKDGAWKFEIDDSPAKIKNQNADKLGDLLEHKELFKAYPELKDIKIKKIIDEKGENLGYYDPNKKEIAINNIGDKSTLMHEVQHAIQNIEGFARGGEYDIVWNAAVRTIEKKYENELAKLEKIANEAWKKEEPLQKAYIELFDKGLKDSPEAQRLLKEREPYSKKGWEANNKIRNKKWAIEDEKNAITDKDMYEAYQKIHGEVEARNVQNRLNLNKKDRVYPHETFDVNPNDTFVSREDGVNFSKKLPELKEKRGIYNVTYNGKFSTPVYKDLTTIDDAIKYAKGDKSKGAKHISIRHLNDENKEGYVTRQELLSLGENIRAYLKENKEPFIDKRGGHIYEWEDKDGVRFRAVIGQAKRESDDRSITSTLKPTDEATKSGIIPNSSLYSSNDIITFYSDRNLKEPMKFENPKLKLLDAIDASSDKAGLVKKVLLNKDISDGVKAKAVNRLTKNKISQGAKTSYISTKNSKNN